One window of Triticum dicoccoides isolate Atlit2015 ecotype Zavitan chromosome 5A, WEW_v2.0, whole genome shotgun sequence genomic DNA carries:
- the LOC119302001 gene encoding putative wall-associated receptor kinase-like 16, with translation MMKLGYPRFLLSGYIFLSLLGIWVVATAVVPAGHRPGCPAKCGDVDIPFPFGIGDQCAFHPGFGLDCTAVDGVKKPFAGAVEVTKISLTNGTATMNTAISWQCYVPATGTTNYSNGWLNLTNTPFWISEVDNTVIIIGCNTLAYMISSSYVIGCSSTCESGDPLKNDTCSGAGCCQANVPKDIQYYNGYFNEKYNTTKIWRDSRCSYITVMEKAAFNFKTSYVKSTVFYDTYKGYVPIVLNWKIALQTCKEVRNESSYACVSSHSVCVDSTTHNPGYRCNCSDGYQGNPYIANGCRDIDECRRLVNPCGDGICENTPGNYSCSCYPGNYMTNGVCVPIQKKPSRFQAMPVVGASVGLVVLVIVVACACLIQERRKLRNMKLAYFRQHGGTILFEEMKSRQGADAFKIFSEEELQQATNRFSEKQVIGRGGHGTVYKGLLKSNVEVAVKRCMTIDEQHKKEFGKEMLILAQINHRNVVKLLGCCLEVEVPMLVYEYVPNGTLFDLIHGNHGWRISLATRLGIAHDSAEALSYLHSGASTPILHGDVKSSNILLDDNHKAKVSDFGASILAPTDESQFVTLVQGTCGYLDPEYMQTCQLTDKSDVYSFGVVLLELLTCKKPFNLDALGQEKSLSMMFMSAMKENRLEVMLDDGIKDEDNMEILEEIAELAKHCLEMSGENRPSMKEVAEKLDRLRKVMHHPWVQQNPEEMESLLEEPSAMVHSTIVSDQYFSIEKKAVTNLQSGR, from the exons atgatgaagctgGGCTATCCTCGGTTTCTTCTCTCTGGCTATATTTTCCTCAGCCTTTTAGGGATTTGGGTGGTCGCCACGGCCGTTGTACCGGCAGGCCATCGTCCCGGCTGCCCGGCGAAGTGCGGCGACGTCGACATCCCGTTCCCGTTCGGCATCGGTGATCAGTGCGCGTTCCACCCCGGCTTTGGGCTCGACTGCACGGCCGTGGATGGCGTGAAGAAGCCTTTTGCGGGGGCCGTCGAGGTGACTAAGATCTCCTTGACTAACGGCACGGCCACGATGAACACGGCCATCTCTTGGCAGTGCTATGTCCCGGCCACTGGCACTACGAACTATTCAAATGGATGGTTGAACCTCACCAACACACCTTTCTGGATATCGGAGGTTGATAATACAGTTATCATCATCGGGTGCAATACTCTTGCTTATATGATAAGCTCTTCT TATGTAATAGGTTGCTCGTCCACGTGCGAGAGCGGCGACCCCCTGAAGAATGACACATGTTCTGGTGCTGGCTGCTGCCAAGCCAATGTCCCAAAAGACATACAGTATTATAATGGCTATTTCAACGAAAAGTACAACACCACAAAAATATGGCGAGACAGCCGCTGCAGCTACATAACAGTGATGGAAAAGGCAGCTTTCAACTTCAAAACTagctatgtcaaatccacagtgttTTATGATACATACAAGGGCTACGTTCCTATTGTCCTGAACTGGAAAATAGCACTACAGACTTGCAAGGAAGTTAGGAACGAGAGTTCCTACGCATGTGTCAGCAGCCACAGTGTGTGTGTTGATTCCACCACCCACAACCCAGGCTATCGCTGCAACTGCTCTGATGGATACCAAGGCAATCCTTACATCGCGAATGGATGCCGGG ATATCGATGAGTGCCGGCGCCTTGTCAATCCTTGCGGCGACGGTATATGCGAGAACACGCCAGGAAACTACAGCTGCTCATGCTACCCAGGGAATTATATGACGAATGGCGTTTGTGTGCCAATTCAAAAAAAGCCTTCCCGTTTTCAGGCAATGCCAGTTGTAG GTGCAAGTGTAGGACTTGTCGTCCTTGTGATTGTTGTAGCTTGTGCATGCTTGATCCAAGAGAGAAGAAAGCTACGAAATATGAAACTGGCCTACTTTCGGCAACACGGTGGTACGATATTATTTGAAGAAATGAAGTCACGGCAAGGCGCCGATGCATTCAAAATCTTCTCAGAAGAAGAATTGCAGCAAGCCACGAACAGGTTTAGTGAAAAACAAGTCATTGGTCGGGGAGGCCATGGAACTGTCTACAAGGGACTTCTCAAGAGTAATGTTGAAGTAGCAGTCAAGAGATGCATGACAATTGACGAGCAACACAAGAAAGAATTCGGCAAAGAAATGCTGATACTAGCCCAGATCAACCACAGAAATGTCGTGAAGCTCCTCGGGTGTTGCCTGGAGGTGGAAGTCCCCATGCTGGTGTACGAGTATGTCCCAAATGGCACGCTCTTTGATCTCATCCATGGCAACCATGGCTGGCGCATCTCCTTGGCCACTCGCTTGGGGATCGCCCATGACTCTGCCGAGGCACTCTCCTACCTTCATTCGGGGGCTTCAACTCCGATCCTCCATGGTGATGTTAAATCTTCCAACATCCTTCTCGACGATAACCACAAAGCTAAAGTCTCCGACTTTGGCGCCTCCATCCTTGCACCAACCGACGAGTCCCAGTTTGTCACACTTGTGCAAGGAACTTGTGGGTACCTCGACCCCGAATACATGCAAACATGTCAGTTGACAGACAAGAGTGACGTGTACAGCTTCGGTGTTGTTCTTCTGGAGCTGCTCACATGCAAGAAGCCATTTAATCTCGATGCCCTTGGGCAGGAGAAGAGCCTATCAATGATGTTTATGTCTGCGATGAAGGAGAATAGGCTTGAGGTTATGTTGGATGATGGGATCAAGGACGAGGACAATATGGagattcttgaagagatcgcggagcTGGCAAAGCATTGTTTGGAGATGTCTGGTGAGAACAGGCCATCAATGAAGGAAGTTGCAGAGAAGCTCGATAGGCTGAGGAAGGTGATGCACCATCCATGGGTGCAACAGAATCCTGAAGAAATGGAAAGCTTACTTGAGGAACCCTCGGCAATGGTCCACTCGACGATTGTCAGTGATCAATATTTCAGCATTGAGAAGAAAGCTGTGACAAATCTGCAATCAGGGCGTTGA
- the LOC119302002 gene encoding putative BPI/LBP family protein At1g04970 produces the protein MVTRLLLVLLLTLLFSTSSPAAGSPHISAVISQSGLDFAKDLLVPRAAETLAQLSVPDIERSVSIPIIGAVRTVASRIVLGGVAVADSTVAAGDTGVVVAASLSSVNLTMEWSYSYSSWLVEISDSGNASVQVEGMDVGVSMGLKNKNGSLKLFVMECGCYMKDLDITLNGGSSWFYQGFIDAFSNHIRSSVENAIANKIVEGASKLDLFLGGLPKEIYVDRVAAMNVTFINDPRFSSSSVEFDIDGLFIPSDKTAPQSDMHFGDTKLAPPLGSSSNMLWISLDEDVFNSVSALYFKAGLLQHMVDKVPDQFLLNTASWRFLIPRLYRKYPNKDMLLNISAISPPSVRINVGRIDTTVDLDVTVIVLGSDDKVPVACISLSVAVSGHASVSGNNLVGKVELNYFSFDLKWSDIGKLHTGIVQSLMRIILKNLFVPYVNSYLGQGFPLPIIKGFVIRDAYILTSYSSIIVSSDVSFIEPMNRSGIAVVGPVSKDPVVTMKQLV, from the exons ATGGTCAcccgtctcctcctcgtcctcctcctcaccctcctattCTCCACCTCCTCCCCCGCCGCCGGCTCGCCGCACATCTCCGCCGTCATCTCTCAGTCCGGCCTCGACTTCGCCAAGGACCTGCTCGTGCCCCGAGCCGCCGAGACCCTCGCGCAGCTGAGCGTCCCCGACATCGAGCGGTCCGTCAGCATCCCCATCATCGGCGCCGTCCGCACGGTCGCCTCCCGCATCGTGCTCGGCGGCGTGGCAGTCGCCGACTCCACCGTCGCCGCCGGGGACACGGGGGTCGTGGTGGCCGCGTCCCTGTCCAGCGTCAACCTCACCATGGAGTGGAGCTACTCGTACAGCTCCTGGCTCGTTGAGATCTCTGACAGCGGGAATGCTTCCGTTCAG GTTGAAGGAATGGATGTTGGGGTTTCCATGGGGCTGAAGAATAAAAATGGATCGCTCAAACTATTTGTCATGGAATGTGGCTGTTATATGAAAGACTTGGACATAACACTCAATGGAGGATCCTCTTGGTTTTATCAAGG ATTCATAGATGCTTTTAGCAATCATATCAGATCATCTGTGGAAAATGCGATTGCGAACAAAATAGTGGAGGGTGCATCGAAGCTCGACCTTTTCCTAGGAGGTCTTCCAAAGGAAATTTATGTTGATAGAGTCGCTGCTATGAATGTGACATTTATTAATGATCCACGCTTCAGTAGTTCCTCTGTTGagtttgatatagatggactatttattCCATCTGATAAAACTGCTCCTCAGAGTGACATGCATTTTGGTGATACCAAACTTGCACCACCTCTTGGCAGCTCTTCAAACATGCTGTGGATTTCATTGGACGAAGATGTTTTCAACTCTGTTTCAGCTCTCTACTTCAAG GCTGGTTTACTACAACATATGGTGGACAAGGTTCCCGATCAGTTTCTTTTGAACACTGCTAGCTGGAGGTTTTTGATTCCAAGGTTGTACCGTAAATATCCAAACAAGGATATGCTGCTGAACATTTCTGCTATATCACCTCCCTCTGTGAGGATTAATGTGGGTAGAATTGACACCACAGTGGACTTAGATGTCACAGTAATCGTATTGGGTTCTGATGATAAAGTTCCAGTTGCATGCATATCACTG TCAGTTGCTGTTTCTGGACATGCAAGTGTTTCTGGAAATAATCTCGTTGGAAAGGTTGAGTTAAATTATTTCTCGTTCGACTTGAAGTGGAGCGACATTGGCAAACTTCATACTGGTATAGTGCAG AGTCTGATGCGTATCATCCTGAAAAATTTGTTCGTGCCCTACGTGAACTCGTATCTTGGACAAGGTTTCCCGTTGCCCATCATCAAGGGCTTCGTCATAAGAGATGCTTATATCCTCACTTCATACTCAAGCATAATTGTTAGCTCTGATGTTTCCTTCATCGAACCAATGAATAGATCTGGAATAGCAGTTGTTGGACCAGTCAGCAAAGATCCGGTAGTCACCATGAAACAATTAGTATAA
- the LOC119302003 gene encoding berberine bridge enzyme-like 18 → MAMARSSSLVLVAFALLCCYASTVSSQGNSSDGFLSCLSASIPRQLVFTPSSPSFTPLLKSSIRNPKFFTPSTVRPLYIITPTNASHVQAAVLCGRRSGLRIRVRSGGHDYEGLSYRSVRAESFAVLDLSSLRAVRVDAQAATAWVDSGAQLGELYYAIGKASGVLGFPGGLCPTVGVGGHFSGGGFGMLLRKYGMAIDNVIDAVLVDAKGRLLNKNTMGSDVFWALRGGGGESFGVVVSWQVKLLPVPPKVTVFNVPVTASQGAADLVTRWQQVAPALPEDLIIRVVVQQKTANFQSLFLGTCDALLPVMSSRFPELRFNRSDCREMTWIQSVPYIYLGSASTVEDLLNRTTAESVFSSGYKATSDYVRQAIPRDAWASIFTKLAQPNAGLMILDPYGGQIAAVPESATPYPHRAGVLYNIQYMNFWSMASGDGAVQTRWIREFYAFMAPFVSSNPREAYFNYRDLDLGENVVVGNVSSYQAGMVWGQKYFKGNYQRLAMAKGQIDPDDYFRNEQSIPPFANSR, encoded by the coding sequence ATGGCCATGGCCAGGAGCTCCAGCCTAGTGCTCGTCGCCTTCGCCTTGCTCTGCTGCTACGCCTCCACCGTCTCCTCCCAGGGTAACTCGTCTGATGGTTTCCTCTCGTGCCTGTCGGCGAGCATCCCCCGCCAGCTCGTGTTCACGCCGAGCTCGCCCTCGTTCACGCCGCTGCTCAAGTCCTCCATCCGGAACCCCAAGTTCTTCACGCCCAGCACCGTGAGGCCGCTGTATATCATCACGCCGACGAACGCCTCCCACGTGCAGGCCGCCGTGCTGTGCGGCCGCCGGAGCGGGCTGCGCATCCGCGTGCGCAGCGGCGGGCACGACTACGAGGGCCTGTCGTACCGGTCCGTGCGCGCCGAGTCGTTCGCCGTGCTTGACCTGTCGAGCCTCCGTGCCGTGCGGGTCGACGCGCAGGCGGCGACCGCGTGGGTGGACTCCGGCGCCCAGCTCGGCGAGCTCTATTATGCGATCGGGAAGGCGAGCGGCGTGCTCGGGTTCCCCGGCGGCCTGTGCCCCACCGTCGGCGTCGGAGGCCATTtcagcggcggcggcttcggcatgCTGCTGCGCAAGTACGGCATGGCCATCGACAACGTCATCGACGCCGTGCTGGTGGACGCCAAGGGGAGGCTCCTGAACAAGAACACCATGGGGAGCGACGTCTTCTGGGCcctccgaggcggcggcggcgagagcttCGGCGTCGTGGTGTCGTGGCAGGTGAAGCTCCTGCCCGTCCCGCCCAAGGTCACGGTGTTCAACGTCCCTGTGACCGCCAGCCAGGGAGCCGCGGACCTCGTCACCAGGTGGCAGCAGGTCGCGCCGGCCCTGCCGGAGGACCTGATCATCAGGGTGGTCGTCCAGCAGAAGACGGCCAACTTCCAGTCCCTGTTCCTCGGCACCTGCGACGCGCTGCTGCCGGTGATGAGCAGCCGCTTCCCGGAGCTGCGGTTCAACCGCTCCGACTGCAGGGAGATGACCTGGATCCAGTCGGTGCCCTACATCTACCTCGGCAGCGCCTCGACCGTGGAGGACCTCCTGAACCGGACCACCGCCGAGTCCGTCTTCAGCAGCGGCTACAAGGCGACGTCCGACTACGTCCGGCAGGCCATCCCGCGGGACGCGTGGGCCAGCATCTTCACCAAGCTGGCGCAGCCCAACGCGGGGCTCATGATCCTCGACCCCTACGGCGGGCAGATCGCGGCCGTGCCGGAGTCGGCGACGCCGTACCCGCACCGCGCCGGCGTGCTCTACAACATCCAGTACATGAACTTCTGGTCGATGGCGTCGGGGGACGGGGCCGTGCAGACCAGGTGGATCAGGGAGTTCTACGCGTTCATGGCGCCGTTCGTGAGCTCCAACCCGAGGGAGGCCTACTTCAACTACAGGGACCTGGACCTCGGCGAGAACGTCGTCGTCGGCAACGTGAGCAGCTACCAGGCCGGGATGGTCTGGGGCCAGAAGTACTTCAAGGGCAACTACCAGAGGCTCGCGATGGCCAAGGGCCAGATCGACCCCGACGACTACTTCAGGAACGAGCAGAGCATCCCGCCATTTGCCAACAGCAGGTGA